In a single window of the Vigna radiata var. radiata cultivar VC1973A unplaced genomic scaffold, Vradiata_ver6 scaffold_238, whole genome shotgun sequence genome:
- the LOC106753214 gene encoding LOW QUALITY PROTEIN: metalloendoproteinase 5-MMP-like (The sequence of the model RefSeq protein was modified relative to this genomic sequence to represent the inferred CDS: substituted 2 bases at 2 genomic stop codons) — protein MKSNLSAFLLLFLLHQSLFAKAGIGFSLSKIVPIASKWFRGKISPKQIINHFPEPDFSSPQQYQTPKEIKGLSRIKEYFSNFGYLQFSETFDDFLDQQTVSAIQTYQXSFNLXVTGYLNNETLELILLPRCVVPDMNFTNDFTENVSWPKAGNQWFHKIKLTYGFLPKSNIPDNAKKVLGQAFTRWANATGRLNLTQTNYDDADIKVGFYNDVLDLETMMMHEIGHLLGLDHSFLHESVMYPYILPSQQRKIQLSNFDKNNILQQYIESNSGYYGSWRVLVITTLSLGFSYMVLLA, from the exons ATGAAATCAAACCTTTCTGCGTTCCTATTGTTGTTCCTTCTCCATCAATCCCTTTTCGCGAAGGCTGGTATTGGGTTTTCTCTTTCTAAAATTGTCCCAATCGCATCCAAGTGGTTTAGGGGAAAAATATCGCCTAAACAGATTATTAACCATTTCCCCGAACCAGACTTTTCTTCTCCACAACAATACCAAACACCAAAGGAAATCAAAGGCTTGTCTCGAATCAAAGAGTACTTTTCTAACTTTGGCTACCTTCAATTCTCTGAGACATTCGACGATTTTTTGGACCAGCAAACAGTATCAGCCATCCAGACCTACCAGTAATCTTTCAATCTCTAAGTTACCGGCTACCTAAACAACGAGACATTAGAACTAATCTTACTACCCCGATGTGTTGTCCCCGACATGAATTTCACCAACGATTTCACTGAAAACGTGTCGTGGCCCAAAGCCGGCAACCAGTGGTTCCATAAGATAAAACTCACGTATGGTTTTCTTCCGAAAAGTAATATCCCGGACAACGCCAAGAAAGTGTTAGGACAGGCATTCACGCGGTGGGCGAATGCCACAGGGCGTTTGAACCTCACGCAGACAAACTACGATGACGCTGACATTAAGGTTGGATTCTAC AATGATGTTCTGGACTTGGAGACTATGATGATGCATGAGATTGGACATTTACTTGGACTTGACCACTCTTTCTTGCATGAGTCTGTTATGTACCCTTACATTTTGCCATCACAGCAACGAAAGATACAACTCTCCAACTTCGACAAGAACAACATTCTGCAACAGTACATTGAATCCAATTCTGGTTATTATGGAAGTTGGAGAGTGCTTGTAATTACCACCTTGTCCCTTGGATTTAGTTATATGGTGCTTCTGGCTTGA